In Dama dama isolate Ldn47 chromosome 20, ASM3311817v1, whole genome shotgun sequence, a single window of DNA contains:
- the LOC133040347 gene encoding olfactory receptor 2D2-like, translated as MQELNQSAVTEFILLGFASNPRTNPLLFTFFLVFYLLILVSNSLLITLIHQDTRLHTPMYFFISVLSLLDMCYTTTTVPQMLVHILSKKRAISFARCVAQMYIFLLFGITESWLFSIMSVDRYVAICHPLRYKVIMSRWVCLLMVGICAAYGVVGGLSYTFFAMRLPYCGPNEIDHYFCEVPAVLKLAYTDTSLNDLVDFITGFNVIVVPLSLVVLVYINIFDTIMKIRSAQGRIKAFSTCASHITVVTMFAIPCIIMYMSPGSDSLSNNGKKMALFYNIATAFLNPVIYSLRNKDVNRAFLKLVGRGRAPE; from the coding sequence ATGCAGGAGCTCAACCAGTCCGCTGTGACAGAATTCATCCTGTTGGGCTTTGCCTCGAACCCCAGGACCAATCCTCTGCTCTTCACCTTCTTTCTGGTCTTTTACCTGCTCATCCTTGTCAGCAACAGCCTCCTCATCACCCTCATCCACCAGGACACACGCCTCCACACGCCCATGTACTTCTTCATCAGTGTCCTCTCCCTGTTGGACATGTGCTACACCACCACGACGGTGCCCCAGATGCTTGTGCACATTCTCAGCAAGAAGAGAGCCATCTCTTTTGCTAGATGTGTGGCCCAAATGTACATCTTCCTCCTCTTTGGGATCACTGAGTCCTGGCTTTTCTCCATCATGTCTGTGGACAGGtacgtggccatctgccaccCTCTCCGGTATAAGGTCATCATGAGCCGCTGGGTGTGCCTTCTCATGGTGGGCATCTGTGCAGCCTATGGTGTGGTGGGTGGTTTGTCCTATACCTTCTTTGCTATGAGACTTCCCTACTGTGGCCCTAATGAAATTGACCATTACTTCTGTGAGGTTCCTGCAGTCCTGAAGCTGGCCTATACAGACACTTCCCTCAATGATTTGGTGGACTTCATCACCGGCTTCAATGTCATTGTGGTCCCACTTTCCTTGGTTGTCCTTGTCTATATTAACATCTTTGATACCATCATGAAGATCCGCTCAGCCCAAGGACGGATcaaggccttctccacctgtgccTCCCATATCACCGTGGTTACCATGTTTGCTATTCCATGCATTATCATGTACATGAGCCCTGGCTCTGACTCCTTGTCAAACAATGGCAAGAAAATGGCCCTTTTCTATAACATTGCCACAGCATTCCTCAACCCTGTCATTTACAGCCTGAGGAACAAAGATGTGAACAGGGCCTTCCTCAAAttggtgggcaggggcagggccccaGAGTGA
- the LOC133041492 gene encoding olfactory receptor 2A12-like: MQETNQSCVTEFILLGFSFSPRTTPLFFSAFLTTYLLIILGNGLIIILISLDSHLHTPMYFFIVTLSMLDLGYTTTTMPQMLAHLASQKKTISFASCVAQMYIFLVLGITESWLFAIMSIDRYVAICHPLRYKVIMSPRLCRVMVLFCGLWGVVSALVYTVFAMRLPYCGPNKINHFFCEVPAVLKLACADTSVNDQVDFILGFSVILVPLSLILVIYINIFIAILRIHSAQGRLKAFSTCASHITVVTMFCVPAMVMYMKPGSEASPEEDKKLALFYNVISAFLNPIIYSLRNKDVKRAFLKVMGWGRAPE, encoded by the coding sequence ATGCAAGAGACTAATCAGTCTTGTGTGACTGAATTCATCCTTCTGGGTTTCTCCTTCAGCCCCAGAACCACTCCTCTCTTCTTCTCAGCCTTCCTGACCACCTACCTGTTGATCATTCTGGGCAATGGTTTAATCATCATCCTCATCTCCCTGGACTCACACCTCCACACACCCATGTACTTCTTCATTGTCACCCTTTCCATGTTAGATCTGGGCTATACCACCACAACTATGCCCCAGATGTTGGCACATCTGGCAAGCCAGAAGAAGACTATCTCTTTTGCCAGCTGTGTGGCCCAAATGTACATTTTCTTGGTGTTAGGCATTACTGAGTCCTGGCTCTTTGCCATCATGTCTATAGACAGgtatgtggccatctgccacccACTCAGGTACAAGGTCATCATGAGTCCACGGCTGTGTAGGGTAATGGTCTTGTTCTGTGGACTCTGGGGTGTCGTCTCTGCTCTTGTCTACACTGTTTTTGCCATGCGTCTGCCCTACTGTGGTCCCAACAAGATCAACCACTTCTTCTGTGAAGTCCCTGCTGTCTTGAAACTGGCCTGTGCAGACACCTCAGTCAACGACCAGGTAGACTTCATTCTTGGCTTTAGTGTCATCCTGGTTCCACTTTCTCTCATCCTTGTCATTTACATCAATATCTTCATTGCCATCTTAAGGATTCATTCAGCCCAGGGGCGGCTgaaggccttctccacctgtgccTCCCACATCACTGTAGTCACCATGTTCTGTGTGCCTGCCATGGTCATGTACATGAAGCCTGGCTCAGAGGCCTCCCCAGAAGAGGACAAGAAGCTGGCCCTGTTTTACAATGTCATCTCTGCCTTCCTCAACCCCATCATCTATAGCCTCCGGAACAAAGATGTGAAGAGGGCTTTCCTCAAGGTGATGGGCTGGGGCAGGGCCCCAGAATGA